The genomic region TGGGTGCCAGGTCGCTGTCCTGAATGCTCAGGTCGACCGCGGGGCTGAGCACTGCTGGCTCGCCCCCATCGTGTCGATGGCCGTCGGTGTGGGAATGTTCGTGGACGTGACCGCCGTGACTGTGCTGCATGCCGACCTCACAAGTGTGGACGTTGGTGGCGAAAGTTGTTGCCCCAGCAGAGCATCAGCAGGTGAACCCGGGGTGGACGATGTGCGAACATCCAGCCTCCGCGCCCGGGCCATATCGACGCGCGGAGTTCATCCGCGCCAGGCAGCCTGGGGATGCCGCACCGCCCACGGTCGGCACATCCTGAAGCGCCCCAGGTTTCCTGCCGCATCCTTGTGAGTTGGAAGGATGAGCAGCATGCCGAAGAAGATCGATCCGGAGCTCCGTACTCGTGCGGTGCGGCTGGTCACTGAGCACCGCGGGCAGTACGCGTCGCTGACGGCCGCGTCAGCGGCTGTGGCGAAGCAGTTGGGCGTCGGGCAGGAGTCCGTCCGACGGTGGGTGGTGCAGACCGATGTCGATGCCGGTGGCCGGGACGGTGTCACGACCCAGGAGTTGGAAGAGATCCGGAAGCTCAAGGCCGAGAACAGGCAGCTGCGTGAGGACGTGGCGATCCTGAAAGCGGCGACAACTTTCTTCGCGGGGGAACTCGACCCCCGCACCCGTTGATCATGGGGTTCATCGATTCCTTGCGCAGCGAGGGTCAGGCGGTCGGGTCGATCTGCCGGGTACTGCGCGAGCAGGGCTGCCAGGTCGCCGCGCGAACCTACCGGGCTTGGCGGGACGGCCGGCCGGCGGCCAGGGTGATCAGCGATGCGTACGGCGTGGACGCGGTGCGGTCCGCGGCCTGGACCGTCGACAGCCAGGGTCGACGGCAGCTGACCCCGGAGGGGTTGTACGGGCGACGGAAAATGACTGCGCTGCTGCGCCGCACAGTCGATGATGATGTCAGTGCCGGGGCGGTGGATCGGGCGATGAAATTGTTGAGCCTCAACGGGGTTCGACGGGACAAGGGTGTCCGGACGACGATCCCGGCGAAGGATGGAAAGCATGCCTGTGACCTGCTGGACCGGGACTTCACCGCGCCGGCCCCGACCCGGGTGTGGGTCACCGACTTCACCTACGTGCGGACCTGGGCGGGATGGGTGTACGTGGCGTTCATCATGGACGTCTTCGCCCAACGGATCGTGGCCTGGCACGCCGCCACCTCGAAGGAGACCGAGCTGGTCATGATCCCGCTGCGGATGGCGTGTGGGAAAGCGGCCGGCAGGGCCACCCCGCAGTCCCCGGCACCCTGGTCCACCACTTCGACGCCGGGTCGCAGTACACGTCGGTGCTGCTGACCGATCACCTGGCGTTGGAGGGCACATCGCCGTCGATCGGATCTGTGGGCGACGCCTACGACAACGCGCTGATGGAGTCGATCAACGGCCTGTACAAGGCCGAGTGCGCACGGACCACCGTGTTCCACGCCGCCCGTACAAAAGCATCGCGGACGTCGAGTACGCCACCGCGTGCTGGGTCGACTGGTACAACAATCGGCGCTTGCATGGCACGCTGGGAAACGTCCCACCTGTCGAGTACGAGCAAGCCCACTACGCGGCCCTCAACAGAGAGCCGCAACCCGTATGAGAGCGGCACGGAACCTGGGGCGCTTCAACACGATGATCCGTCACCATCACCACCCCCACCGGACACCGCTACACCACCACACCACCGGAAGCACTCGGACTACCCGCGATCACCCTGCGGCAGTGACGGAGTTCGTCCGCCGCCGCCGTACCCGACCGATCGCCACTCCGGTCAGCGCCACGGCGCCGCCGATGATCGCCCAGATCGTGGGCACCTCGCCGAGCACCAGCAACGAAGCGAGCACCACGATCGCGGGCACAGCCAGGGTCGAGGAAGTGAGCACACCGGCGTCCGATCGCTGCAGGGCATAGGCCCACAGGCTGAAGGCGATCGCTGTCGGGAACACCCCCAGGTAGATGAGCGACAGGACCGGCGTCGTCCCGGCGGCGCTCCATTCCCGGATCAAGGAGGGGAGCCAACCGAGCAGGGCGAGCGCCCCGATCCCGCAGCCGACCCAGGTCGCAGTGAGGGCGTCGACGGTCTTCAGCGCGACCTTCTGGGTCAGCACCCCGGCCGCATACAGCACCGCGGTGACGAGCCCCAGCAGAATCCCGAAACCGTCGCTGTGGCCGCCGGATCCACCGAACGCGATCAACACGACGCCGATGAAGGCGATCCCGATCCCCACCAGGAGCTGCCGCGGAAAGCCCTCCCGCAGAAAGACTCCGGCCCCGACGGCGACCAGGATCGGAGCCACGTTGACGAGCATGGCGGCCGTCCCCGCGTCGAGATGCCGCTCCGCGGCGTTGAGCAACACGTTGTAGCCGGCGAACCACAGCAGCCCGTAGGCGGCCACCATCCCGAGGGCCCTGCCCTGCGGCAGGGGCCGGCGTGCGCGGACGGCGAAAACAGCAAGCACCAGACCACCGACCAACATTCGTCCCAGCGCCAGCGGACCCGGTGAGAACGACGTCCCGATCCCCCGGATCGCCACGAACGCTGACGCCCACATCAGCAGCACGGCGACGACGGCCGCAGCCGGCTTCCACTCTCTGGGCGCCGGCTCGGCATCGGTGATGCCGGCTGCAGTGGTCGTCGTGCCGTCGTTGGAGTGCGAGGCCGGGATCTCGGTCATGACGGGAATGCTCCCGCGCCGGTCTGTTCAGCACAAGCGAGCCTTTCTCAATGACTGTTCAGCACTGCTGAACAGTGGCTAGGCTGCAGTCATGCTCGACACCCACCGTCTGCGCGTCTTCCGAGCCGTGGTCGCCGCCGGCTCCGTCGGCGGGGCGGCAACGGCACTGGGATACACCCCCTCCGCGGTCAGCCAGCACCTCACCGCCCTGCAGAAGCAGACGGGGCTCACGCTGGTGGAACGCAGCGGACGCGGGATCGTGACCACCGCGATCGGTCGGCGCTTCGCCGAGGAATCCGATCGGGTGCTCCGCGAACTCACCGGTCTGCAATCGGTGGCCGATGATCTGCGGGCCGGCCGGGTCGGCCGGTTGACGTTGCGGTACATCGCCTCCGCCGGCACTGCCTGGGTGCCTCCCGTGGTCGCCACCCTTGCCCGGGAGTTCCCCGATCTGCGGCTGAGTCTGCGACTGGTCGAGCTCGCACAGGACCATCCGACGGAACCCGACCTGGAGGTCTTCGTCGAGGATCCCGCCCTGCCTGCCGCAGCCGAGAGCCGGACATCGCCGGCGATCGAACTCGTCGACGAGCCCTACCGGGTGGTGGTCCATCGCACGCACCCGTTCGCACTTCGGGACCGGGTGCCGCTCACCGAACTGCAGCACGAGGACTGGGTGGACAACGACGTGGTCAGGGGACCCTGCCGGACGATCGTGCTGAACGCTTGTGCCGCAGCAGGTTTCGCCCCCGACTTCCGACTCGAGGCACACGACTACCCCTCGGCGATCGCCTTCGTTGCTGCCGGGGTCGGCATCACGGTGCTTCCCGATCTGGGCTGCCGGTCGCTCCCGGCAGACGTGGTGGCGATCCCGCTGCAGGATCCATCGCCACGTCGTCGGGTGATGCTCTCCGTCCGACCCGCGGTCGTGGACCATCCCGCCGTCCGGCGAGCAAGGGAACTGCTGGTCCAGCAGGCACACCGGGACTGAGTGTGCGTCGCGCGACGCCTCAGATTGCGGTCGCCCGTGAGGAACTCGCGCCCGGAACCACCCGGCCGTCGAAACACGTACGGGTCCCGGTGTGGCACGCAGCGCCCGACTGGTCGACCAGCAGCAGCAGCGTGTCGCCGTCGCAGTCGTGCCTGAGTTCCACCACCCGTTGGGTGTTCCCGGAGGTCTCCCCCTTCACCCAGTACTCGCCGCGGGAGCGCGACCAGTAGGTGGCCCGACCGGTGGCCAGCGTCCGTTCCAGCGCTGTGCGATCCATCCAGGCCACCATCAGTACCTCGTGCGAGTCGTACTGCTGGACGACCACACAGATGAGCCCCGAATCGTTCCAGCGCAGGAGGTCCGGAATCATGACGTGCTCCTCGTTCGACGGTGCCACGATCAGCTCCCCACAGCCCCGGCGGTGGTACCACTCGCCCGCACCACGTGCCCGTCGGCCGCCAGCGCGGCTTTCACCTCGGCGATCCGGAAGGTACCGAAGTGGAAGACGGAGGCGGCCAGCACCGCGTCCGCTCCGGCTCTGACCGCCTCCGGGAAGTGGTCGAGGGTGCCGGCCCCGCCGGAGGCGACGATGGGGACGTCCACCACCGCGCGGACCGCCTGCAGCATCAGCACATCGAACCCGGCCTTCGTACCGTCAGCATCCATGCTGGTGAGCAGGATCTCCCCGGCACCCATCTGCGCTCCCCGTCGAGCCCAGTCCACCGCATCGATGCCGGTCCCCCGACGGCCACCGTGGGTGGTCACCTCGAAGCCGGACGGGCAGCCCTCCTCGCTCGTCCGCCGGGCGTCGACGGCGAGCACCACGCACTGCGAACCGAACCTGTCGGCGGCTTCACGGAGGAAGTCCGGCCTGGCGACGGCCGCAGAGTTCACCGAGACCTTGTCCGCCCCGGCCCGCAACAACGCATTGATGTCGTGGGTGCTGCGGACCCCGCCGCCGACAGTCAGGGGGATGAACACCTGCTCGGCCGTCCGGGTGATCATCTCGTACGCGCTGGCGCGATTGTCACTGGTCGCGGTGATGTCGAGGAAGCAGAGCTCGTCCGCGCCCTCGGCGTCGTACACCCGAGCCATCTCCACCGGGTCGCCGGCATCCTTGAGGTCCAGGAACTGCACCCCCTTGACCACCCGCCCGTCCGCCACGTCCAGACAGGGAATCACCCGCACCGCAACGCTCATGGCCCCCAGCCTACGGTCCGGTTCCCGCCGACACCGATCTCTTGCGGCTCCCGGCGACGGCGTACCCTCGGTCCCGGCGCGCAGGAACGCCGGACGTCCGCTCGAAGAGGCCTCCCCCGGGAGCTCGCAGCCTCCCTGTCACTCCCCCGAACTTCAGGACCGACCCTCCTTTCGGCCCACCCCGCGGACACGGGCTGACGAAAGGAGGCCGTCATGGCCAGTTCTCTCCCCGATTCCCCCTCTCTCGAGAAGCTTCGCGGGCTTTCCCGCGCACTGCAAGGTGCCTGGCGGCGAGACGACCCGGACGCCCTGCAGCGCCTCGCGCGACTGCATCCCCGTCCCGATATCGCTGTGGCGCAGAACTTTCCGCTCGCCGCCGCCCAGCTGGTCGTCGCCCGGAGCTACGGGTTCACCGGCTGGCCGGCGCTGCGCGGCTACCTGGACCAGGTGGTCGTCCTCGGCCGCACCGCGCCCGACGACGACCGTCCGACGGACGACATTGCGCGGTTCTGCGCGCTCGCCTGCCTGCGCTACGACCGGCTCGACGCCCCGCCCCGGTGGGCGGCCGCGCGGGACCTGCTGCGCACCACACCCGATCTGCCCGAGCGGTCGATCCACGCCGCTGCCGCGGCCGGGGACGTACCCGCCGTGCGAGGGGCCCTGGCCTCCGGAGTCCCGGTTGACCAGCTCGGCGGTTCGATGCGCTGGACCCCGCTGATGTCGCTGACCTACGCGCGCATCGATGTCGGAAACGCCCAGGCCACCGCGACCGTGCTGCTCGACGCAGGCGCTGATGTCGACGCGGGGATCCTCTGGGGCGGTCTCGCGACCCCGTTCACCGTCCTGACCGGTGTCTTCGGTGAGGGCGAGATGGGCGCCGGGCGGCAACCCGCGCACCCGCAGTGGCGGGAGCTGGCGGCGGTGCTGCTGAGCCGTGGCGCGGAACCGAACGATGCCCAGACGCTGTACAACCGGATGTTCCGGCGGGGCACCGAACACCTCGAGCTGCTGTTCGCACACGGACTCGGGACCGGCGACGGTGGGCCCTGGCGTCGCAGGCTCGGTGCGGCCACCGAGTCGATCGCCGAAATGATGCACCGCCAGGTCGATTGGGCGCTGGACCACCGGATGACGGATCGGCTGGACCTGTTGGCGCAGCACGGATTCGGGCCAGGGTCCGCCGGGATCGACGCCGACATCGTCCAGCGCGGGGCCGTCGTGCAAGACGGCGCCACCGCACTTCACGAGGCTGCCTGGGACGGTGACCTCGAGCGGATCGTCGAGCTGCTCGAGTCCGGCGCCGACCCGAGTGTCCAAGATGCGGAACATCACACCACCGCACGCGAATGGGCGGAGTTCGCCTTCCAGGACGCGGCTGCCTCCCTGCTGCGCGAGTGGGAGGAGAATCCGCCGCCACGGGAGCGGTGAGCCATCGGGTGTCGGAGCCTGGTGCGGCTGTTGCTGAGTCCGGCCCGTCGTGGTCGTGGTCGACAATGGGCAGACGTCGTGGCCGGGAGGTCTTCCCTTCCGGAGCGCGTACCCGACCCCCAGGAGAGCCGTGAGCACGCCATCGCCCGACACCGCCCCGCCGGCCGAGCTGGTGCTCCGGTTCGCCTGCGCCGACCGGGCCGGCATCGTGCACGCCGTCACCGGCTTCCTGCTCGCGCAGGGCTGCACCGTCACCCAGAGCCAGCAGTACGGCGATCCGGACAGCGGACGGTTCTTCATGCGGGTGCAGTTCCGCGCAGACCCGCGGCAGCCATCGGGCACCGTGACCCAGGAGTCGGTCACCCGGCAGTTCACCTCGGTCGCCGAGCAGTTCGGTATGACCTGGCATCTCTCCGACCAGAGCCGCCGCCAGCGAATCCTGCTGATGGCCGGCACCGAGGGCCACTGTCTCAACGACCTGCTGTTCCGCTGGGACAGCGGCGCACTGCCGGTCGACATCCTGGGCGTGGTCTCCAACCACACCGCGCTGGCGCGGATGGTCGACAGCTATCGGCTGCCCTTCCACCATCTGCCGGTGATGCCGGCCGGCAAGCGCGAGGCCGAACGGCAGCTGCTGGCCCTCGTCGAGCAGCACCGGATCGATCTGGTCGTCCTGGCCCGCTACATGCAGATTCTGTCGCCCGGCCTGTGCGCCGCGCTGAGCGGACGGGCGATCAACATCCATCATTCGATCCTGCCGAGTTTCAAGGGCGCCAAGCCTTATCACCAGGCGCACCGACGGGGCGTCAAGATCATCGGCGCGACGGCCCACTACGTCACCACCGACCTGGACGAAGGACCGATCATCGAGCAGGACATCGCCCGCATCGACCATGCGCTCACCCCTGCGCAGGTGGTCGCGCTCGGCCGGGATGTCGAGGCCCATGTACTCGCGCGCGCCGTCCGTTGGCACACCGAGGAGCGGGTGCTGCTCAACGGCACCACCACCGTCGTCTTCCGCTGACGCGCGGCTCAGCGAGCCCCGTCCCACCACTGCAGCAGCCGGGTCCCGAACAACGTCAGCCACGGTGACGGCTCGCCCACCGGGACGTCGATGTCGAGCCAGACCCGACCAGGCAGCCGGAACTGCTGCAGCCACCTTCCCGCGACGTCGCGCTGCGATCGGATCACCTCGATCGCTCTCGTCATCCGCGCGTCGGGAGTCGTCCCGTCGTACAGGGCGGCAGCGCGGAAATGGTCAGCAGCGTTCAGCACGCTGTAGCGGTGACGCCACGGGTATCCGAACTCGGAGACGAACCCGCCCACCGGCTCCCCCGTCGACTCCCGGTGCAGCAGGCTGCGGTGCAACAGGTACTCCGCACCGCGATGCCGGGACGCACGCAACTCCGGCGCCCCACCGACAGCGATCTCGTACCACAGCATCCCTTTCAGGGCGTTCAGGGTGGAGTGGAACGAAGACCGGGTCGAGCCCTCCAACCACTCGCAGTTCCACCCACCGTCCGGCAACTGGTGGGCCGGGAACCATCCGGCGAGCTCAGCCACGTCGGCACCGAGCCAGACACCGTTCGCCAGCGTCTTGGCGTTGATGCAGACATCCACCTCGCCGCCCCAGTAGGGCAGATCGTCGTACTCCCACCGGGCGCTGCGCGCCAACAGCTGTGCCGTCCCCGTCAACGGCGCGGCGTCCATCCCGAACTCCCGGAGGGTGGTGAGCGTCCAGGTCGTCGCCGTCCACGGCTGACCGGACCGCGCTTCGGGCCCGTCGAATTCGAACCCGGCCGGGAAGTACGCCCCGCCGGCCCAGCGGCCGTCCGGATCCTGGTGCGCGAGCAGCGCGGCACCCATACCGTCCGTGGGAATGCGGGCCCGGGTGCGCTCGTACTCCTCTGCGGGCGCACCCATCAGGTCCCGCTCGACCTGCCACCGCAGCGCAGGGTCGGTGTCGATCATCCAGTCGAGCAGCGCAGCATCGATGGCCATGCCGAGACCGTAACTCCGGCCGGCGGCGATCCGCAGCGGTTCAGTGCACCTCGGCCACGGCGGCCAGCGCCTCCGGCAGGGTGAAGTTGCCGGCGTACAGCGCCTTGCCGACGATGGAGCCCTCGACACCGATACCGGCGAGCGCCGCGAGCGCCCGCAGGTCGTCCAACGACGACACGCCACCGGAAGCGACCACCGGGGCATCGGTCACCGCGCAGACCTGGTGCAGCAGTTCGATGTTCGGGCCGCGCAGGGTCCCGTCCTTGGTCACGTCCGTGACGACGTACCGCGAGCACCCCTGCGCGTCGAGTCGGGCCAGCACCTCCCAGAGGTCGCCCCCGTCCTGCGTCCACCCGCGGGCGGCCAGGGTGCTGCCGCGGACGTCCAGTCCGACCGCAACCCGATCGCCGTACCGGGCGATCGCCGAGGCGCACCACTCCGGGTCCTCGAGCGCCGCGGTCCCGATGTTCACCCGCCGACAGCCGGTGGCCAGCGCCGCCTCGAGGGACTCGTCATCCCGGATGCCGCCGGACAGTTCCACCATCACGTCCAGCGTGCCCACCACCTCCGCGAGCAGCGCGGCGTTGTTCCCCCGGCCGAAGGCTGCGTCGAGGTCGACCAGATGAACCCATTCGGCACCGTCGTGCTGCCAGGCGAGCGCGGCGTCCAGCGGGGCACCGTAGGTGGTCTCGGTCCCCGCCCTGCCCTGCACGAGGCGGACAGCCTGCCCGTCGGCGACATCGACGGCCGGGAGCAGCTCGAAGGTCGGCGGTACAGCGGTCGGATCGGGAGTGGTCTGCTGTTCGCTGGTCACGGTCGCCAAGCCTAGCCAGCGGATGCTGCACTGCCGGCCCCACCTCGGGCCGACCGCAGCGCGACTCGGCGGTCAGCACGCCCGATGGGTGATCCGCCCACCCACGCAGGTCAGCAACACCCGCATCGAGGCAAGTTCCGCCGGATCGATGGCCAGCGGGTCCCGCGTCACCAGCACCACATCGCCGGCGTCGCCCACCTCGGGCCGCAGTCGACCACCGGTGGACGCGGCCAAGGCCTGGGCCGCGGTGAGCGCCTGTTCACCGTGCCAGGCCGGTCGGCCGGCATCAGTGCGGGTCACGGCGGCACTGATCGCCCGCCACGGGTCGAGCGCGGACACCGGAGCGTCGGAGCCCAGCTCGAGCACCGCACCGGCATCCAGCAGTGCGCGATAGGCGAAGGCGTCCGAGGTCCGACCGGCCCACTGCACGTCCGCGACGTCCCGATCCTCGACGGCGTGCGCCGGTTGGACGCCGGCAGTGACCCCCAGCGCAGCGAACCGACCCCGGTCGGCGGGTTCGACGAGTTGGGCGTGTTCGATCCGTCCACCGACACCCGCCTGCTGGAAACAGTCGAGGGCCAACGTGTTGGCCCGGTCCCCGATCGCGTGCACGGCGAACGAGATGCCCTGTGCCGCAGCGATCCGGATGGTGGCCGTCAGCTCGGCCACGTCCTGGGTGAGCATGCCGTGATCGGTGGTGCCCGGGTAGGCGTCGTGACACAGTGCCGTCCGGGAGTTGAGCGATCCGTCGATGAGCACCTTGCACGGGCCGACCGTCACCAGTCCGTCGGTACCCGGGAGCGGGTCACCGGTGCGCTGCCCGGCGGCGAGCGCGTCCTCCAGCAGCGGCCGGAAGATGGCCGCGTCCACCCGGACCGGGAGGCCATCGGGCGCCAGCGCGGCCCGACGCGTCCACTCGAGATGCGTGTCGACGAACTCGTAGTCCCGGATCCGGGTGACGCCGCGTGTGGCCGCCGCGTGCAGGGCTTCCAGTGCCCACCCGTCGAGCGTCCGCTGTGAGGGCTGCGGCAGGGCTGCCACCGCCCGGAAGCAGTCGTCCTCCTTGAGCAGGCCGGTCGGATGGCCGGCGAACCCCACCAGCTCCAGCGCCGACGGCGAGAGCCAGATCGAGTGCAGATCCTGCGAGATCGCCGCGACCGGAACCCCCGGCAGCGCCGCGTCCCAGTGCGCGGCGGCGGGGATCTCGCTCCACAACGCATCCCGGAATCCGAAGCCGCTCAGCAGCTCTGCCCGCTCTTCCGCGGAACGAGCGGCCTGTGCTGCCGTCATCACAGCCACGACGTCAGCGGCTGACGTCGTCGCACTGAGGTCCACCCGCCGGCGGGCGATCGCCCACTGCGTGAAATGGACGTGACCGTCCTGCAACCCCGGCAACAGCACGCCACCGTCGCCCTCGACGACCACGATGTCGCCGCCGGCAGTGGTGCCGCCGGCGGCCACACCAGCCACCTCGCCGGGGTCGATCGCCACGATGACGCCCCCCTCGATCCGGACGTCGTGGGTCTCGGGTGAACCGGCGAATCGCACCCTTCGGATCAGCATGTGCACCACCGTAGGACCTGGCCGTGATCAGCCCGAACGCGGCCCGCGTACCGCCCGACACCAGTAGGCGACCTGGCCCCTCCCGACTCTCGCCAACACGAGCGTGGCCACCTCGGACGTGCTGCCGCTCAGGGCCTTGCGGAACCGACGGCGGAACTGATCGGGATCGATGCCGGTACCGCGCTGCTTGATCTCCAGCGTCCCGACGCCGGTGGCGCGGATCCACCCGGCAATCGTCTTCTCGTTCACCGCGCCGGTCTCCAGCACCTCGAAGGCCCGCACACCGTCCGGGACGACGCCCCCGGTGACGTAGGCCAGATGACCGTCCAGCAGTCGCAGTCCGTGCCGGGATGCCCAGTGCCGCACCAGGTGTGCGCGCACCACAGCGGCATCCGGGTCGATCAGGTATCGACCGACCGCGCCCGCGACGGTGTGCTCGCCGCCGTCGCCGTCGGCATCGGTGATCTGCCAGTGGGCACCGTCCGAGCCGAGCACGGTGGCACGTCGGCGGATGCCGTCGACTGCGAACCGCTGCGGCCAGAGCACCGACTCCCGAGCGCCGCCGTCGAGCGAGACGATCTCCACCTCGCCGGGACGAGCCAGGCCGTCGTAGTCGATCCCCGGCGGCAACCGCAGCACGACGCGTTCCTCGTGGTGGACGTCGTCGAGTTCGGCCACCGACGGGATGGTGTCGAGGCCGGTGATGCGACGCGACGACCCGGCCGCCCGGCGAGCCGGGTCGGCGTACAGCACGCAGCCGCGGGACACCCTGCTCCTGGCATCGGCACGCACCACCTGCAGACCGGTGTTGTGTTCGGCCATCCGCAACCGGACGGCGTCCAGATCCGAGCCCAGGACGGTCGTGTCCGGCGCGAGCTGGTGCAGCGCAGCCAGATCGGTGCCGATCGAACAGGTCAGGTCGTGGACTCCCAGTCCGGCGCCGAGCAGCCGCCGCGCCCGGTGCAGCGCCACCGGCCACGGGCTGGCCTGTTGCAGCGCCTCGTCCGTGAACAACCAGTCGGCGGCTCGCTCGGGCAGCTTGGTCAGGGCACGTCGACGCAATCGGATGGTCTCGACGACGGCGGCAGCGTGCGTCCCGGCGACCGCGCGCACCCTGGGAAGATCCGCCAGCAGCGTTCCGTCGGCCAGCGCGAGTGTCTCGGCCACCCCGAGGGAGTGCGACCCGTTCCGGGACAGCAGGAAATCCAGATCGGGGCCGGAGAACCCGTATGCCACAACAGGTGTCAGCTTCGGGCGTGGGCGAAGAACCGGCCGTCCCTGGACTGCAGCTCCAGATCCGTCCCGAAGGTGTCGGCGAGGTTCTGCTCGGTGAGTGTCGCTGCCATCGGTCCGGCTGCGACCACCGCTCCGTCCCGCAGCAGCAGGACATGGGTGAAGCCGACGGGAATCTCCTCGACGTGGTGCGTCACCAG from Nakamurella sp. A5-74 harbors:
- a CDS encoding transposase, with product MPKKIDPELRTRAVRLVTEHRGQYASLTAASAAVAKQLGVGQESVRRWVVQTDVDAGGRDGVTTQELEEIRKLKAENRQLREDVAILKAATTFFAGELDPRTR
- a CDS encoding DDE-type integrase/transposase/recombinase gives rise to the protein MGFIDSLRSEGQAVGSICRVLREQGCQVAARTYRAWRDGRPAARVISDAYGVDAVRSAAWTVDSQGRRQLTPEGLYGRRKMTALLRRTVDDDVSAGAVDRAMKLLSLNGVRRDKGVRTTIPAKDGKHACDLLDRDFTAPAPTRVWVTDFTYVRTWAGWVYVAFIMDVFAQRIVAWHAATSKETELVMIPLRMACGKAAGRATPQSPAPWSTTSTPGRSTRRCC
- a CDS encoding integrase core domain-containing protein → MRTDHRVPRRPYKSIADVEYATACWVDWYNNRRLHGTLGNVPPVEYEQAHYAALNREPQPV
- a CDS encoding DMT family transporter; its protein translation is MTEIPASHSNDGTTTTAAGITDAEPAPREWKPAAAVVAVLLMWASAFVAIRGIGTSFSPGPLALGRMLVGGLVLAVFAVRARRPLPQGRALGMVAAYGLLWFAGYNVLLNAAERHLDAGTAAMLVNVAPILVAVGAGVFLREGFPRQLLVGIGIAFIGVVLIAFGGSGGHSDGFGILLGLVTAVLYAAGVLTQKVALKTVDALTATWVGCGIGALALLGWLPSLIREWSAAGTTPVLSLIYLGVFPTAIAFSLWAYALQRSDAGVLTSSTLAVPAIVVLASLLVLGEVPTIWAIIGGAVALTGVAIGRVRRRRTNSVTAAG
- a CDS encoding LysR family transcriptional regulator, encoding MLDTHRLRVFRAVVAAGSVGGAATALGYTPSAVSQHLTALQKQTGLTLVERSGRGIVTTAIGRRFAEESDRVLRELTGLQSVADDLRAGRVGRLTLRYIASAGTAWVPPVVATLAREFPDLRLSLRLVELAQDHPTEPDLEVFVEDPALPAAAESRTSPAIELVDEPYRVVVHRTHPFALRDRVPLTELQHEDWVDNDVVRGPCRTIVLNACAAAGFAPDFRLEAHDYPSAIAFVAAGVGITVLPDLGCRSLPADVVAIPLQDPSPRRRVMLSVRPAVVDHPAVRRARELLVQQAHRD
- the hisI gene encoding phosphoribosyl-AMP cyclohydrolase, encoding MIPDLLRWNDSGLICVVVQQYDSHEVLMVAWMDRTALERTLATGRATYWSRSRGEYWVKGETSGNTQRVVELRHDCDGDTLLLLVDQSGAACHTGTRTCFDGRVVPGASSSRATAI
- the hisF gene encoding imidazole glycerol phosphate synthase subunit HisF → MSVAVRVIPCLDVADGRVVKGVQFLDLKDAGDPVEMARVYDAEGADELCFLDITATSDNRASAYEMITRTAEQVFIPLTVGGGVRSTHDINALLRAGADKVSVNSAAVARPDFLREAADRFGSQCVVLAVDARRTSEEGCPSGFEVTTHGGRRGTGIDAVDWARRGAQMGAGEILLTSMDADGTKAGFDVLMLQAVRAVVDVPIVASGGAGTLDHFPEAVRAGADAVLAASVFHFGTFRIAEVKAALAADGHVVRASGTTAGAVGS
- the purU gene encoding formyltetrahydrofolate deformylase, which codes for MSTPSPDTAPPAELVLRFACADRAGIVHAVTGFLLAQGCTVTQSQQYGDPDSGRFFMRVQFRADPRQPSGTVTQESVTRQFTSVAEQFGMTWHLSDQSRRQRILLMAGTEGHCLNDLLFRWDSGALPVDILGVVSNHTALARMVDSYRLPFHHLPVMPAGKREAERQLLALVEQHRIDLVVLARYMQILSPGLCAALSGRAINIHHSILPSFKGAKPYHQAHRRGVKIIGATAHYVTTDLDEGPIIEQDIARIDHALTPAQVVALGRDVEAHVLARAVRWHTEERVLLNGTTTVVFR
- a CDS encoding squalene cyclase, translated to MAIDAALLDWMIDTDPALRWQVERDLMGAPAEEYERTRARIPTDGMGAALLAHQDPDGRWAGGAYFPAGFEFDGPEARSGQPWTATTWTLTTLREFGMDAAPLTGTAQLLARSARWEYDDLPYWGGEVDVCINAKTLANGVWLGADVAELAGWFPAHQLPDGGWNCEWLEGSTRSSFHSTLNALKGMLWYEIAVGGAPELRASRHRGAEYLLHRSLLHRESTGEPVGGFVSEFGYPWRHRYSVLNAADHFRAAALYDGTTPDARMTRAIEVIRSQRDVAGRWLQQFRLPGRVWLDIDVPVGEPSPWLTLFGTRLLQWWDGAR
- the priA gene encoding bifunctional 1-(5-phosphoribosyl)-5-((5-phosphoribosylamino)methylideneamino)imidazole-4-carboxamide isomerase/phosphoribosylanthranilate isomerase PriA, whose amino-acid sequence is MTSEQQTTPDPTAVPPTFELLPAVDVADGQAVRLVQGRAGTETTYGAPLDAALAWQHDGAEWVHLVDLDAAFGRGNNAALLAEVVGTLDVMVELSGGIRDDESLEAALATGCRRVNIGTAALEDPEWCASAIARYGDRVAVGLDVRGSTLAARGWTQDGGDLWEVLARLDAQGCSRYVVTDVTKDGTLRGPNIELLHQVCAVTDAPVVASGGVSSLDDLRALAALAGIGVEGSIVGKALYAGNFTLPEALAAVAEVH
- a CDS encoding amidohydrolase family protein: MLIRRVRFAGSPETHDVRIEGGVIVAIDPGEVAGVAAGGTTAGGDIVVVEGDGGVLLPGLQDGHVHFTQWAIARRRVDLSATTSAADVVAVMTAAQAARSAEERAELLSGFGFRDALWSEIPAAAHWDAALPGVPVAAISQDLHSIWLSPSALELVGFAGHPTGLLKEDDCFRAVAALPQPSQRTLDGWALEALHAAATRGVTRIRDYEFVDTHLEWTRRAALAPDGLPVRVDAAIFRPLLEDALAAGQRTGDPLPGTDGLVTVGPCKVLIDGSLNSRTALCHDAYPGTTDHGMLTQDVAELTATIRIAAAQGISFAVHAIGDRANTLALDCFQQAGVGGRIEHAQLVEPADRGRFAALGVTAGVQPAHAVEDRDVADVQWAGRTSDAFAYRALLDAGAVLELGSDAPVSALDPWRAISAAVTRTDAGRPAWHGEQALTAAQALAASTGGRLRPEVGDAGDVVLVTRDPLAIDPAELASMRVLLTCVGGRITHRAC